The Aquincola tertiaricarbonis genomic sequence TACAGGCGCGCCCGGCAGTCCTGCTGGCGCAGCCGGTCGTCGGCGGCGCCCACGTTCAGCACCGGCAGCTTCACCGCATCGGCCACCGCCAGCGTCCAGTCGGCCGGCAGGTCGGTGATCAACACCGCGGCGCCGGCCTTCTCGGCCGCCTGGGCGGCGGCCTTGGCCGCTTCCAGCGAGGCGGCTTCGCTGGTGGTGAGCGCGATCTCGTGGCCGGCTGCGTCCAGCTCGAAACGGCCCTCTTCCATCGCCACCGCCAGGCCGTCGGCGGCCGGCCCGGTGGGGTGGCCCAGGTAGGCGCGCTGCACGCGCGAGCGCTCCAGCCGCGCGTCGTCCTGCGGCGCAATCAGCGTGGCCTTGAGCGTGGCCGCCTGCGCCGGCCGCAGGCCCGGGCCGGCCAGCGCAACGCCGGCCAGCACGGCAGCAAGCGCGGCCTGCTTCATTCGACGATCACCAGCCCGTAGGGCACACGCCCCACCGGGATGCTCTTGAGCGCCTTGCCACCGGCCACGTCGACCACCGTCACGTCGTCGCTCAGGCCGTTGACCACGTACAGCCGCTGCTCCGCCTTGTCCAGCGTGACGTTCCAGGCCCGCTTGCCCACCAGCACCAGCTGCGTGACCTTGCGCGTGGGCACGTCGACGAAGGCCACGTGGTTGGCACGCCCCAGGGCCACGAAGGCGCGCTTGCCGTCGCGCGTCATCTGGATCCCCACCGGGGTGATGTCCTGCTCGCGGGCGCCCTTGACCTCGAACTTGAGACTGCCGGCCACGCTGTGGTCGGCGGTGTTGACGATGGTGACCGTGGCGTCCAGCTCGTTGGTGATCCACAGCTGCTGGCCATCGGGCGTCAGCGCCATGCGCCGCGGCCGCTTGCCGGCCTTGATGTTCTTGACGATCTTGCCGCTGGCCACGTCGATCACGTGCACGAGGTTGGCCACCTCCGACGTGACGTAGAGCGTCTTGCCGTCCAGGCTCACCTTCACGCCCTCGGGCTCGCCGCCCACCTTGACCGCCTTGGTCTTCTTGCCGCTGGCAAAGTCGATGAAGCTGGCTTCGCCGTCGTCCTCGTTCGAGACGTAGATGGTCTTGCCGTCGGGCGAAAGGTCGAAGGCCTCGGGCTCGTCGCCCAGCGGAATGCGGCGCAGCGACTGGTTGGTGGCCGGGTCGATCAGGTCGGCCGCATTGCTGTCGGTGCACGCCACCAGCAGCTTGCGGTCGGGCGTGAGCATCATGTGGCGGCCGCGCTTGCAGGTGGGCACCGTGCCCTTGACGGACATCGTGGACAGGTCGATGAGCGTCAGCGCGTCGTCCTTCTCGCTGGACACATAGGCGGTGCCTTGCGCCGACACGGTGCCGCAGAAAAGGGCCGCAGCCAGTACCACGGCAGCGCGCCGGGCGGTCATCAGCGGATGGGTCATGGCTCTTTGTCTCCTGGGTTGTCGTTGTGGGAAAGCAAGTCAGGTGGTGCGCTGGATGAAGCCGGCTTCGAGCGTCGGACCACCCAGTGCCTGGGCCACCTCGGCCGGCGTGCCATCGGCCAGCAGGCTGCCCTTGTGCAGCACCAGCACGCGGTCGGCGGCCTCGGCCTCTTCCACCCAGTGGGTGGCCCACAGCACGCAGGTGCCACGCTCGCGCACGTCGGCGCGTATGGCGGCCAGCAGGTCGCGGCGCGACTTGGGGTCAAGGCCGACGGTGGCTTCATCCATCAGCATCACACGCGGTTCGTGCAGCCAGGCACGCACGAGTTCCACCTTGCGGCGGTTGCCACCCGACAGCTCTCGCACCTTGCGGTCGAGCTTGGGTTCGAGGTTGAGCCGCGCGCAGCCGGCTTCGATGCGCTGCAGCGCCAGCCGGCGTGGCAGGCCGTGCAGATCGGCCTGGAACAGCAGGTTGCGGCGGATGCTCAGGTCCAGGTCCAGCGACATCTGCTGGAACACCACGCCGATATGCCGCAGTGCAGCAGTGGCTGCGTGGCGCAATGAATGACCGGCCACCTCCACCTCACCTTCGTCGGCGGCGAAAAGACCGGTGAGCACCTGGAACAAGGTGGATTTGCCCGCGCCATTGGGCCCGAGCAGGGCGGTGAATTGGCCCGCGCTCAATTGCATCGTCAGCGACTGCAGCGCGGTGTGCTTTCCATAACGCTGGGTAAGGCCTTGGGTACGGAGCATGGGGTGACGTCTGGTTGGCCCGAAGGCCTGCAACTTCCGCGCCTTTGCACGCGCTTGCACGCAGGTGAAGGCACACGTCCTGGTGACCATTCTGCGGCACGCCGGGCGCTGCCCTCTTGTTGCAACACTCTGCGCCAAAAATGCGGCCCGCACTGTGGCGCAGGTCTTTGTACCGCACCCGGCTGCTGCCGCGCACCGCCACCCGCGATGGCCGCCCGGCCTCAGTGCTTTCCCGGGTGTTCAGTTGCCTAGACAGGCGAAATAGCCGTTGCAGGTGGAATTGCAAGCCGGCTTTTTGCAGGGTTTCACCTAGGCCCACGTGAACCCTTCACACATCCGGCCTTCGCCGACCCGCGTACGGTCCGCCAGCCGCATCCGCAGCCCGCCGGCATGGGCATGGTTGTTGCGGACCGGCCAGCCTGCGTACACGCTTCGAAGGACTTCGGTGGTAGGCCTTCGCACAACCAAAGACCACCCTGAGAAGGAGACATCGATGAAGCTTTCCCGGCAATCGAGCGTTGGCGTCTTGCAGCGCTTGGGGCTAGCGTTGTTGGCTCTTCCGGCCTTGGCGTTCGCCAACGCCGATGTTGAGAAAAACATCGCCAATTCCAAGAACTGGGCGACCCAGGCTGGTGACATGTTCAACCAGCGCTACAGCAAGCTGAACCAGATCAACAAGAACAACGTCGGCAAGATGCAGGTCGCGTGGACCTTCTCCACCGGCGTGCTGCGCGGCCACGAGGGCTCGCCCCTGGTGATCGACGGCACCATGTACCTGCACACGCCGTTCCCCAACAAGGTCTTCGCGCTCGACCTCGACACGCAGAAGATCAAGTGGAAGTACGAGCCCAAGCAGGATCCGGCCGTCATTCCGCAGATGTGTTGCGACACGGTCAACCGCGGCCTGGCCTATGCCGAAGGCAAGGTCATCCTGCAGCAGGCCGACTCGATGCTGGTGGCGCTCGATGCCAAGACTGGCAAGGTGATCTGGCAGACCAAGAACGGCGACCCCAAGCTGGGGGCGGTGAACACCAACGCGCCGCACGTCTTCAAGGACAAGGTGATCACCGGCATCTCCGGCGGTGAATGGGGTGTGCGCGGCTTCATCGCGGCGTACAACCTGAGCGACGGCAAGCTGGCCTGGAAGGGCTACAGCGTGGGTCCGGACGCCGAGATGCTGATCGACCCCGAGAAGACGATGACCTGGACCGACGGGCAGATGAAGCCGGTGGGCAAGGACTCGTCGCTCAAGACCTGGCAGGGCGACCAGTGGAAGATCGGCGGCGGCACCACCTGGGGCTGGTACAGCTACGACAAGGCCACCAACCTGATGTACTACGGCACGGGCAACCCGTCGACGTGGAACCCCTCGCAGCGGCCGGGTGACAACAAGTGGTCCATGACCATCTTCGCGCGTGACCTGGACACCGGCGTGGCCAAGTGGGTCTACCAGATGACCCCGTTCGACGAGTGGGACTTCGACGGCATCAACGAGATGATCCTCGCGGACATCGACGTCAAGGGCAAGCCGACGAAGGCGCTGGTGCACTTCGACCGCAACGGCTTCGCCTACACGATGGACCGCGTGACCGGTGCGCTGCTGGTGGCCGAGAAGTACGACCCGGTGGTGAACTGGGCCACGCACGTGGACATGAAGACCGGCCGCCCGCAGGTCGTGTCCAAGTACTCCACGGCGCAGAACGGTCCTGACGTCAACACCAAGGGCATCTGCCCGGCGGCACTGGGCACCAAGGACCAGCAGCCGGCGTCGTTCGACCCCGAGACCAAGCTCTTCTACGTGCCGACCAACCACGTCTGCATGGACTATGAGCCGTTCAAGGTCGAGTACACCGCCGGCCAGCCGTACGTGGGTGCCACGCTGTCGATGTACCCGGCCCCGGGCAGCCACGGTGGCATGGGCAACTACATCACCTGGAACGCCGGCACCGGCAAGATCGTGCAGAGCAAGGCCGAGAAGTTCTCGGTGTGGAGCGGCTCGCTCAACACCGCGGGCGGCCTGAGCTGCTACGGCACGCTGGAGGGCTACCTGAAGTGCGTCGACAAGAACGACATCAAGAAGGAACTGTTCAAGTTCAAGACGCCCTCCGGGAT encodes the following:
- a CDS encoding ABC transporter ATP-binding protein: MLRTQGLTQRYGKHTALQSLTMQLSAGQFTALLGPNGAGKSTLFQVLTGLFAADEGEVEVAGHSLRHAATAALRHIGVVFQQMSLDLDLSIRRNLLFQADLHGLPRRLALQRIEAGCARLNLEPKLDRKVRELSGGNRRKVELVRAWLHEPRVMLMDEATVGLDPKSRRDLLAAIRADVRERGTCVLWATHWVEEAEAADRVLVLHKGSLLADGTPAEVAQALGGPTLEAGFIQRTT
- the xoxF gene encoding PQQ-dependent ethylene glycol dehydrogenase XoxF translates to MKLSRQSSVGVLQRLGLALLALPALAFANADVEKNIANSKNWATQAGDMFNQRYSKLNQINKNNVGKMQVAWTFSTGVLRGHEGSPLVIDGTMYLHTPFPNKVFALDLDTQKIKWKYEPKQDPAVIPQMCCDTVNRGLAYAEGKVILQQADSMLVALDAKTGKVIWQTKNGDPKLGAVNTNAPHVFKDKVITGISGGEWGVRGFIAAYNLSDGKLAWKGYSVGPDAEMLIDPEKTMTWTDGQMKPVGKDSSLKTWQGDQWKIGGGTTWGWYSYDKATNLMYYGTGNPSTWNPSQRPGDNKWSMTIFARDLDTGVAKWVYQMTPFDEWDFDGINEMILADIDVKGKPTKALVHFDRNGFAYTMDRVTGALLVAEKYDPVVNWATHVDMKTGRPQVVSKYSTAQNGPDVNTKGICPAALGTKDQQPASFDPETKLFYVPTNHVCMDYEPFKVEYTAGQPYVGATLSMYPAPGSHGGMGNYITWNAGTGKIVQSKAEKFSVWSGSLNTAGGLSCYGTLEGYLKCVDKNDIKKELFKFKTPSGIIGNVFTYEHKGKQYMGVFSGIGGWAGIGMAAGLEKDQDGLGAVGGYRELSQYTELGGSLTVFALPN
- a CDS encoding PQQ-dependent catabolism-associated beta-propeller protein, with amino-acid sequence MTHPLMTARRAAVVLAAALFCGTVSAQGTAYVSSEKDDALTLIDLSTMSVKGTVPTCKRGRHMMLTPDRKLLVACTDSNAADLIDPATNQSLRRIPLGDEPEAFDLSPDGKTIYVSNEDDGEASFIDFASGKKTKAVKVGGEPEGVKVSLDGKTLYVTSEVANLVHVIDVASGKIVKNIKAGKRPRRMALTPDGQQLWITNELDATVTIVNTADHSVAGSLKFEVKGAREQDITPVGIQMTRDGKRAFVALGRANHVAFVDVPTRKVTQLVLVGKRAWNVTLDKAEQRLYVVNGLSDDVTVVDVAGGKALKSIPVGRVPYGLVIVE